In one window of Erwinia tasmaniensis Et1/99 DNA:
- the fldA gene encoding flavodoxin FldA — protein MALVGIFFGSDTGNTENIAKMIQKQLGKDVAEVHDIAKSSKEDLEAFDILLLGIPTWYYGEAQCDWDDFFPTLAEVDFNGKLVALFGCGDQEDYSEYFCDAMGTIRDIIEPKGAVIVGHWPTEGYTFDASKGMADDNHFLGLAIDEDRQPELTNQRVDRWVKQIFDELQLQEIIEA, from the coding sequence ATGGCACTTGTCGGCATTTTCTTTGGCAGCGACACAGGTAATACAGAAAATATTGCAAAGATGATCCAGAAGCAGCTGGGTAAGGACGTTGCAGAAGTTCATGATATTGCCAAGAGCAGCAAAGAAGATCTTGAAGCCTTTGATATTTTGCTGCTGGGCATCCCGACCTGGTATTACGGCGAAGCCCAGTGCGACTGGGATGACTTTTTCCCCACCCTGGCCGAAGTCGATTTTAACGGCAAGCTGGTTGCCCTGTTTGGCTGCGGCGATCAGGAAGACTATTCAGAGTACTTCTGTGACGCCATGGGCACCATTCGCGATATCATCGAGCCAAAAGGGGCGGTCATCGTCGGTCACTGGCCAACCGAAGGTTACACTTTCGATGCCTCTAAAGGTATGGCGGACGATAACCACTTCCTCGGTCTTGCTATCGATGAAGACAGGCAGCCTGAGCTCACCAACCAACGCGTCGATCGGTGGGTTAAGCAAATTTTTGATGAACTTCAGCTGCAAGAAATCATCGAAGCCTGA
- the nagE gene encoding PTS N-acetyl glucosamine transporter subunit IIABC, with protein sequence MNILGFFQRLGRSLQLPIAVLPVAALMLRFGQPDLLNMSFIAQGGGAIFDNLPLIFAIGVASTWSKDNAGAAALAGAVGYFIMTKAMVTISPTVNMGVLAGIITGLIAGMTYNRWADIKLPDFLSFFGGKRFVPIATGFFCLVLAAVFGYVWPPVQAAIHAGGEWIVSEGALGAGIFGLVNRLLIPTGLHQVLNTIAWFQIGEFTNAAGAVFHGDINRFYAGDGTAGMFMSGFFPIMMFGLPGAALAMYLAAPKARRPMVGGMLLSVAVTAFLTGVTEPLEFLFMFLAPVLYLLHALLTGVSLFVATALGIHAGFSFSAGAIDYALMYKLPAASHNVWLLLVMGLIAFAVYFVLFSTVIRIFNLKTPGRDDASEQQVNQKGANSNTEEGLSQLSRQYIGAIGGSDNLNVIDACITRLRLSVKDAARVDDAACKKLGASGVVKLNKQTIQVIVGAKAESIAEEMKKQIAQGAVAATGGDVSARSTPQAVPNSTKGIVGVLVAPVSGTVVAIDRVPDEAFASRAVGDGLAIQPTSSTVVAPASGTLVKIFNTNHAFCLETENGVEVVVHMGLDTVALKGQGFTRLAEEGAEVVAGQPILEMDLAFLNEHARSMISPIVVSNIDDFTGLTLLAGETTIAGETRLYEING encoded by the coding sequence GTGAATATTCTGGGATTCTTTCAACGATTGGGGCGGTCACTACAGCTGCCGATAGCGGTGCTGCCAGTGGCCGCGCTGATGTTACGTTTTGGTCAACCTGACTTACTCAATATGTCATTTATCGCCCAGGGCGGCGGGGCGATTTTCGATAATCTTCCGCTTATCTTTGCCATCGGCGTGGCCTCAACCTGGTCTAAAGATAACGCCGGAGCCGCCGCGCTGGCGGGGGCCGTGGGCTACTTCATTATGACGAAAGCGATGGTGACGATCAGCCCGACCGTTAATATGGGCGTTTTAGCGGGAATTATCACCGGCCTGATTGCCGGTATGACTTACAACCGCTGGGCTGACATTAAACTCCCTGATTTTCTTAGCTTCTTCGGCGGCAAACGCTTTGTGCCGATCGCTACCGGCTTCTTCTGTCTGGTGCTGGCTGCGGTATTTGGCTACGTCTGGCCTCCGGTTCAGGCGGCTATCCATGCCGGCGGTGAGTGGATTGTGTCAGAGGGCGCGTTGGGTGCCGGTATTTTCGGCCTGGTGAACCGTCTTCTGATCCCAACCGGTTTGCACCAGGTGCTGAATACTATCGCCTGGTTCCAGATTGGTGAGTTTACCAATGCCGCCGGTGCGGTATTCCACGGCGATATCAACCGCTTCTATGCCGGTGACGGCACGGCGGGAATGTTTATGTCCGGCTTCTTCCCTATCATGATGTTTGGCCTGCCGGGCGCAGCGCTGGCGATGTACCTTGCGGCGCCTAAGGCCCGCCGCCCGATGGTCGGCGGCATGCTGCTTTCCGTAGCGGTGACGGCGTTTTTGACGGGGGTAACCGAACCGCTGGAATTCCTGTTTATGTTCCTGGCTCCGGTGCTATACCTGCTCCATGCCCTGTTAACCGGCGTCAGTCTGTTTGTGGCAACCGCGCTGGGCATTCATGCCGGGTTCTCCTTCTCGGCGGGCGCCATTGATTACGCGTTAATGTATAAACTGCCTGCAGCGAGCCATAATGTCTGGCTGCTGCTGGTCATGGGCCTGATTGCTTTCGCCGTCTACTTTGTCCTGTTCAGTACGGTTATTCGCATCTTTAACCTGAAAACGCCGGGGCGCGACGATGCTTCTGAACAGCAGGTGAATCAAAAAGGGGCCAACAGTAATACCGAAGAAGGACTGAGCCAGCTTTCACGCCAGTATATTGGTGCGATCGGCGGTTCAGATAACCTCAACGTCATCGATGCCTGTATTACCCGTCTGCGCCTGTCTGTAAAAGATGCGGCACGCGTGGATGATGCCGCCTGCAAAAAGTTGGGGGCTTCGGGCGTGGTGAAGCTGAACAAGCAGACGATTCAGGTCATCGTTGGCGCGAAGGCTGAATCGATAGCCGAAGAGATGAAAAAGCAGATCGCCCAGGGGGCGGTGGCGGCGACCGGTGGTGACGTGTCCGCACGGAGCACGCCACAGGCGGTGCCGAATAGCACCAAAGGTATTGTTGGGGTGCTGGTGGCTCCGGTCAGCGGAACGGTTGTGGCTATCGATCGGGTGCCGGATGAAGCTTTTGCCAGCAGGGCCGTCGGCGATGGGTTGGCAATTCAGCCAACCAGCAGCACCGTTGTTGCGCCGGCATCCGGCACCCTGGTGAAGATCTTTAATACCAACCATGCTTTCTGCCTGGAAACGGAGAACGGCGTTGAGGTGGTGGTGCACATGGGCCTGGATACCGTGGCGCTGAAGGGGCAAGGTTTTACTCGTCTGGCGGAAGAGGGCGCAGAGGTTGTGGCCGGGCAGCCGATATTGGAAATGGACCTGGCGTTTCTTAACGAGCATGCGCGCTCGATGATCAGTCCGATCGTGGTCAGCAACATTGATGATTTTACCGGATTAACGCTGCTTGCCGGTGAAACAACGATCGCCGGAGAAACCCGTTTATATGAAATTAATGGATAA
- the seqA gene encoding replication initiation negative regulator SeqA: protein MKTIEVDEELYRYIASHTLHIGESASDILRRMLKFTAGQSAPLTAGASATEPSAKAEVRPQNPVRAVRELLLSDEYAEQKRAVNRFMLILSTLYSLDAKAFGAATESLHGRTRVYFAGNQQTLLESGTHTKPQHVPGTPYWVITNTNTDRKRSMVEHIMLSMQFPTELAEKVCGTL, encoded by the coding sequence ATGAAAACGATAGAAGTCGACGAAGAGCTATACCGTTATATTGCCAGCCACACTCTGCATATTGGTGAAAGCGCATCGGATATCTTGCGCCGGATGCTGAAGTTCACCGCGGGCCAAAGCGCGCCCCTGACGGCCGGGGCCTCTGCCACCGAACCGTCCGCTAAGGCAGAGGTACGACCACAGAATCCTGTGCGCGCAGTGCGTGAGCTGTTGCTGTCTGATGAGTATGCAGAGCAGAAAAGAGCCGTGAATCGCTTCATGCTGATTTTATCGACATTGTACAGTCTGGATGCCAAAGCGTTTGGTGCCGCGACAGAGTCACTGCATGGACGTACCCGCGTTTACTTTGCGGGTAATCAGCAAACGTTGCTGGAGAGTGGTACCCATACCAAGCCGCAGCATGTTCCCGGCACGCCATACTGGGTGATCACCAATACCAATACCGACCGTAAACGCAGCATGGTGGAACACATCATGCTGTCAATGCAGTTCCCGACGGAACTGGCAGAGAAAGTTTGCGGTACCCTCTAA
- the glnS gene encoding glutamine--tRNA ligase, whose amino-acid sequence MSEAEARPTNFIRQIIDEDLENGKHSMVHTRFPPEPNGYLHIGHAKSICLNFGIAQDYKGQCNLRFDDTNPVKEDLEFVESIKRDVQWLGFQWSGEVRYSSDYFEQLHNYAVELIGKGLAYVDELSPEQIREYRGSLTSAGKNSPYRDRSVAENLELFAKMRNGEFAEGTACLRAKIDMASNFIVLRDPVIYRIKFADHHQTGNRWCIYPMYDFTHCISDALEGITHSLCTLEFQDNRRLYDWVLDNITIPVHPRQYEFSRLNLEYAIMSKRKLNLLVTEKVVEGWDDPRMLTVSGLRRRGYSAGSIREFCRRIGVTKQDNIVEMAALESCIRDDLNENAPRAMAVLDAVKVVIENLPAHHEQTICMPNHPNRPEMGTRQVPFSREIYIDRADFREEANKHYKRLVLGKEVRLRNAYVIKAERIAKDEEGNITCLFCSCDIDTLSKDPADGRKVKGVIHWVSAEHALLAEFRLYDRLFSVPNPAAAEDFLTTINPESLVIRQGFVEPGMQQALASAPYQFEREGYFCADSVYSTSNKLVFNRTVGLRDTWAKNGE is encoded by the coding sequence ATGAGTGAGGCTGAAGCCCGCCCAACTAACTTTATTCGTCAGATTATCGACGAAGACCTGGAGAACGGTAAGCACAGCATGGTGCACACTCGCTTCCCGCCGGAGCCAAACGGCTACCTGCATATCGGCCATGCGAAGTCGATCTGCCTGAATTTCGGTATTGCGCAGGACTACAAGGGACAGTGTAATCTGCGTTTTGACGATACCAATCCGGTGAAAGAAGATCTGGAGTTTGTTGAGTCTATCAAGCGTGATGTGCAGTGGCTCGGTTTCCAGTGGAGCGGTGAAGTACGATACTCATCTGACTATTTCGAGCAGTTGCACAACTATGCGGTAGAACTGATCGGTAAAGGCCTGGCCTACGTTGACGAACTGTCGCCGGAGCAGATCCGCGAATATCGAGGCAGCCTGACGTCAGCGGGTAAAAATAGCCCTTACCGCGACCGTAGCGTGGCGGAGAATCTTGAACTGTTCGCGAAAATGCGTAACGGTGAGTTTGCCGAAGGCACCGCCTGCCTGCGTGCCAAAATCGATATGGCTTCCAACTTTATCGTGCTGCGCGATCCGGTTATCTACCGTATCAAGTTTGCAGATCACCACCAGACCGGCAACAGGTGGTGCATCTACCCAATGTATGACTTTACCCACTGCATATCCGATGCGCTTGAGGGGATCACGCACTCGCTGTGTACTCTGGAATTCCAGGATAACCGCCGCCTGTATGACTGGGTGCTGGATAACATCACCATCCCGGTGCATCCGCGCCAGTATGAGTTTTCACGCCTGAACCTTGAATACGCCATCATGTCCAAGCGCAAGCTGAACCTGCTGGTGACGGAAAAGGTGGTTGAAGGGTGGGACGATCCGCGCATGCTGACCGTGTCCGGCCTGCGCCGTCGTGGCTACAGCGCGGGGTCTATTCGTGAGTTCTGCCGCCGCATCGGCGTGACAAAACAGGACAACATCGTGGAAATGGCGGCGCTTGAAAGCTGCATCCGTGACGATCTGAACGAAAACGCACCGCGCGCGATGGCGGTACTGGATGCGGTCAAAGTGGTGATTGAAAATCTGCCTGCTCATCATGAGCAAACGATCTGCATGCCGAATCACCCAAACAGGCCGGAGATGGGCACGCGTCAGGTGCCGTTTAGCCGCGAGATTTACATCGATCGTGCCGACTTCCGCGAAGAGGCGAACAAGCATTATAAGCGTCTGGTTCTGGGTAAAGAGGTGCGGTTACGTAACGCTTACGTGATCAAAGCCGAGCGCATAGCGAAGGACGAAGAGGGGAATATCACCTGCCTGTTCTGCTCCTGCGATATTGATACCCTGAGCAAAGATCCGGCCGACGGGCGCAAAGTGAAGGGCGTCATCCACTGGGTGTCAGCAGAGCACGCGTTGCTGGCAGAATTTCGTCTGTACGATCGTCTGTTCAGCGTGCCCAACCCGGCGGCGGCGGAGGATTTCCTCACGACCATCAACCCGGAATCGTTGGTTATCCGCCAGGGCTTTGTTGAACCGGGCATGCAGCAGGCTTTGGCGTCTGCGCCTTATCAGTTTGAGCGTGAAGGTTACTTCTGCGCTGACAGCGTTTATTCCACCTCGAATAAGCTGGTGTTTAACCGCACCGTGGGGCTGCGCGATACCTGGGCTAAAAACGGCGAGTAG
- the ybfF gene encoding esterase, translating to MNLNFRVQSEQSVTNDIPLVLIHGLFGSLDNLGVLARGLKDDRRLIQVDVRNHGVSGRASEMDYPLMAKDILDTLDGLQVGRFEVIGHSMGGKIAMTLAALAPERVGGMVVIDIAPVAYRTRRHDPIFTALRAVTAAGITRRGDAAMLMRETLAEEGVIQFLLKSFHEGEWRFNVPVLWECYDRIIGWQPQPAWPHPVLFIRGELSPYLADEYRDELLAQFPQARAHVIAGAGHWVHAEKPDAVLRAIRRFFAL from the coding sequence ATGAATTTGAATTTCCGCGTGCAATCTGAACAATCTGTGACCAACGATATCCCGCTGGTGCTGATCCACGGCCTGTTTGGCAGCCTGGATAATCTCGGCGTGCTGGCACGGGGGTTAAAGGACGATCGCCGTCTTATCCAAGTTGATGTGCGAAATCATGGCGTTTCCGGGCGCGCAAGCGAGATGGACTATCCGCTGATGGCCAAGGATATTCTCGATACGCTTGACGGCCTGCAGGTCGGGCGCTTTGAGGTCATCGGTCATTCCATGGGCGGGAAAATCGCCATGACGCTGGCAGCGCTGGCTCCCGAACGCGTGGGGGGGATGGTGGTGATTGATATTGCGCCCGTTGCTTACCGCACTCGCCGCCATGACCCGATATTTACCGCCCTGCGGGCCGTGACGGCCGCCGGTATAACCCGGCGCGGTGATGCCGCGATGCTGATGCGTGAAACCCTCGCAGAAGAAGGCGTTATCCAGTTTCTCCTCAAATCATTTCATGAAGGAGAATGGCGTTTCAATGTTCCGGTGCTGTGGGAATGCTACGACCGCATTATCGGCTGGCAGCCCCAGCCTGCATGGCCCCATCCGGTGTTGTTTATTCGTGGCGAGCTCTCACCTTATCTGGCCGATGAATACCGTGACGAGCTGCTGGCGCAGTTCCCCCAGGCACGCGCACATGTGATTGCGGGTGCAGGACATTGGGTTCATGCGGAAAAGCCTGATGCCGTTTTGCGCGCAATCCGTCGTTTTTTTGCGCTGTAA
- the nagB gene encoding glucosamine-6-phosphate deaminase encodes MRLIPLLTPDQVGKWAARHIVNRINAFKPTADRPFVLGLPTGGTPLEAYKHLIDMHKAGQVSFKHVVTFNMDEYVGLPTEHPESYHSFMHRNFFDHVDISSENINLLNGNAADIDAECHQYEEKIRAYGKIHLFMGGVGNDGHIAFNEPASSLASRTRIKTLTHDTRIANSRFFGGDVNQVPKYALTVGVGTLLDAEEVMILVTGHLKAQALQAAVEGNVNHMWTISCLQLHAKGIVVCDEPATMELKMKTVKYFREMEAENIKHL; translated from the coding sequence ATGAGACTGATCCCTCTGTTAACACCAGACCAGGTAGGCAAATGGGCCGCGCGCCATATTGTCAACCGCATCAATGCGTTCAAGCCCACCGCCGACCGCCCGTTTGTACTTGGTCTCCCTACCGGCGGTACGCCGCTGGAGGCCTACAAGCACCTTATCGACATGCACAAAGCGGGCCAGGTCAGCTTTAAGCATGTTGTGACGTTCAACATGGATGAGTATGTTGGGCTGCCCACGGAACACCCGGAAAGTTATCATAGCTTTATGCATCGAAACTTTTTCGATCATGTTGATATTTCAAGTGAAAACATCAATCTTCTCAATGGCAATGCGGCTGATATTGACGCAGAATGTCACCAGTATGAGGAGAAGATCCGCGCCTATGGAAAAATTCACCTGTTTATGGGGGGAGTCGGTAACGATGGCCATATTGCGTTTAACGAACCGGCGTCATCGCTGGCCTCCCGCACACGTATAAAAACGCTGACTCACGATACGCGCATTGCCAATTCGCGCTTCTTTGGCGGTGATGTCAATCAGGTACCTAAGTACGCCCTCACCGTGGGTGTGGGAACCTTGCTGGATGCCGAAGAAGTCATGATTCTGGTTACCGGCCATCTGAAAGCGCAGGCGCTGCAGGCGGCGGTTGAGGGCAACGTCAATCATATGTGGACCATCAGCTGTCTCCAGCTGCATGCCAAAGGCATCGTGGTCTGTGACGAACCCGCAACGATGGAACTGAAGATGAAAACCGTGAAGTATTTCCGTGAAATGGAAGCGGAAAATATCAAACATTTGTAG
- the fur gene encoding ferric iron uptake transcriptional regulator encodes MTDNNTALKKAGLKVTLPRLKILEVLQEPEGHHVSAEDLYKRLIDMGEEIGLATVYRVLNQFDDAGIVTRHNFEGGKSVFELTQQQHHDHLICLDCGKVIEFSDESIESRQRDIATRHGIKLSNHSLYLYGHCALGDCREDETLHDK; translated from the coding sequence ATGACTGACAACAACACCGCATTAAAGAAGGCCGGCCTGAAAGTCACGCTTCCCCGACTGAAAATTCTGGAAGTGCTTCAGGAACCCGAAGGCCATCACGTCAGTGCGGAAGACTTGTATAAACGCCTGATCGACATGGGCGAAGAAATTGGTCTGGCCACGGTTTACCGCGTGCTGAACCAGTTCGACGACGCGGGGATCGTGACCCGCCACAATTTTGAAGGCGGGAAATCCGTTTTCGAATTGACGCAGCAACAGCACCACGATCATCTGATTTGCCTGGACTGCGGCAAGGTCATTGAGTTTAGCGACGAATCCATTGAGTCGCGTCAGCGCGATATCGCCACGCGTCACGGCATCAAATTGAGTAACCACAGCCTTTATCTGTATGGGCACTGTGCTTTGGGCGACTGTCGTGAAGACGAGACCCTACACGACAAGTAA
- the pgm gene encoding phosphoglucomutase (alpha-D-glucose-1,6-bisphosphate-dependent), whose product MANHPRAGQAARQSDLINVAQLTSQYYVLQPERGNAEHAVKFGTSGHRGSAGRHSFNEMHILAIAQAIAEERKKNGVTGPCYVGKDTHALSEPAIISVLEVLAANGVDVIVQQDNGYTPTPAISNAILEHNKHGGPLADGIVITPSHNPPEDGGIKYNPPNGGPADTNVTKVVEDRANALIEDGLKEVKRVTLDRAWASGHLQEKDLIQPYIEGLAQIVDIAAIQKAGLKIGVDPLGGAGIAYWQRIADFYQLDLTIVNDSVDQTFRFMHLDHDGVIRMDCSSESAMAGLLALRDKFDLAFANDPDYDRHGIVTPAGLMNPNHFLAVAIQYLFQHRPQWGKDVAVGKTLVSSAMIDRVVDDLGRKLVEVPVGFKWFVDGLFDGSFGFGGEESAGASFLRFDGTPWSTDKDGIIMCLLAAEITAVTGKNPQQHYDELAARFGAPSYNRLQAPATSAQKAALSKLSPDRVSADTLAGDAITARLTAAPGNGAAIGGLKVMTKNGWFAARPSGTEDAYKIYCESFLGAEHREKIEKEAVEIVSAVLNNA is encoded by the coding sequence ATGGCCAATCACCCCCGTGCCGGGCAAGCCGCCCGGCAGAGCGATTTGATTAATGTTGCACAATTAACCTCGCAGTATTATGTCCTGCAGCCTGAACGGGGTAATGCAGAGCATGCGGTGAAATTTGGCACCTCCGGCCATCGCGGTAGCGCGGGCCGTCATAGCTTTAATGAGATGCACATTCTGGCGATTGCGCAGGCTATTGCTGAAGAACGTAAAAAGAATGGTGTGACCGGGCCTTGCTACGTGGGTAAGGACACGCATGCACTGTCAGAACCGGCCATTATCTCGGTGCTGGAAGTCCTTGCGGCAAACGGCGTGGATGTGATCGTCCAGCAGGATAACGGCTATACGCCAACGCCAGCCATCTCGAATGCTATCCTTGAGCACAATAAACACGGCGGGCCACTGGCCGACGGCATTGTTATCACGCCGTCCCACAACCCGCCGGAAGATGGTGGGATCAAATATAATCCGCCAAACGGCGGCCCTGCCGACACCAACGTGACGAAAGTGGTGGAAGACCGCGCTAACGCGCTGATCGAAGACGGGCTGAAAGAAGTTAAGCGCGTCACGCTCGATCGGGCGTGGGCCAGTGGCCATTTGCAGGAAAAAGATCTGATCCAGCCCTATATCGAAGGCCTGGCGCAAATCGTTGATATCGCGGCTATCCAGAAAGCCGGGCTGAAGATTGGCGTCGATCCGTTAGGCGGTGCCGGTATAGCTTACTGGCAGCGTATTGCTGATTTTTATCAGCTTGATCTGACCATTGTTAATGATTCCGTCGACCAGACGTTCCGCTTTATGCATCTGGACCACGATGGCGTGATCCGCATGGACTGCTCTTCGGAGTCCGCCATGGCGGGGCTGCTGGCGTTGCGCGATAAGTTTGACCTGGCGTTTGCCAACGATCCGGATTATGACCGCCACGGTATCGTCACGCCGGCTGGCCTGATGAACCCTAACCATTTTCTGGCGGTAGCGATTCAATATCTGTTCCAGCACCGCCCGCAGTGGGGCAAAGACGTTGCCGTCGGTAAAACGCTGGTCTCGAGCGCGATGATCGACCGCGTGGTGGACGATTTGGGGCGGAAGCTGGTAGAAGTACCGGTCGGTTTCAAATGGTTTGTTGATGGTCTGTTCGACGGCAGCTTCGGCTTTGGTGGCGAAGAGAGCGCGGGCGCTTCATTCCTGCGCTTCGACGGCACGCCGTGGTCAACGGATAAAGACGGCATTATCATGTGTCTGCTGGCGGCGGAAATTACCGCGGTCACCGGCAAGAACCCGCAGCAGCACTATGATGAGCTGGCCGCGCGCTTTGGGGCGCCCAGCTATAACCGTCTGCAGGCTCCGGCGACTTCAGCACAGAAAGCCGCCTTGTCAAAACTGTCACCGGATAGGGTCAGTGCCGACACGCTGGCAGGGGATGCTATCACCGCCCGCCTGACGGCGGCTCCGGGCAACGGCGCGGCGATCGGTGGTCTGAAGGTGATGACCAAAAACGGCTGGTTTGCCGCGCGTCCGTCCGGTACGGAAGATGCCTACAAAATTTACTGCGAAAGTTTCCTCGGCGCCGAGCATCGCGAGAAAATTGAGAAAGAAGCGGTAGAGATTGTCAGC
- the ybfE gene encoding LexA regulated protein produces MAKENTDRTTLDLFADERRPGRPKTNPLTRDQQLRINKRNQLKRDKVRGLKRVELKMNSDAVEVLNQLAEERNMSRSELIEEMLLQQLQHHQS; encoded by the coding sequence ATGGCAAAAGAGAACACGGACCGCACAACGCTCGATCTGTTTGCAGATGAACGTCGGCCGGGACGACCTAAAACAAATCCGCTAACGCGTGATCAACAGCTGCGTATCAATAAACGCAATCAGCTTAAACGCGATAAGGTACGCGGGCTAAAGCGTGTCGAACTCAAAATGAACAGCGATGCGGTCGAAGTGCTGAACCAGCTGGCCGAAGAGCGCAACATGAGCCGCAGCGAACTGATTGAAGAGATGCTGCTTCAGCAGTTGCAACACCATCAGAGCTGA
- the mtr gene encoding tryptophan permease: MDAPASAALPSTLWGTLIIGGTIIGAGMFSLPVVMSGAWFAWSSVMLIVTWFCMLLSGLLYLEASLHYPAGASFNTVTRDLLGRGWNAFNGLSVVFVLSILTYAYISASGAIIQHSLNQLNVGISARVAGLLFTLLVALFIWLGTAVVSRMALIFLGAKVITFLTIFGGLLWHIQPANLLDSGAGESHYLRYLWIVVPFCLASFGYHGNIAGLIGYYGKDAGRISRCLIYGTLLALVIYFVWIIGTMGNIPRAEFKAIAAQGGNIDVLVSALSGVLQSRNLNLLLDIFSNFAVACSFLGVSLGFFDYLADLFRMDNSASGRLKTTVLTFILPLTAAMIWPNGFLLAIGYAGLAATVWAVITPALLALRARQRFVSASWRVRGGVLPVVLVLAFGALNAVVSILSYGGWLPAYTQ; this comes from the coding sequence ATGGACGCGCCTGCTTCTGCTGCTCTACCCTCCACGCTGTGGGGAACCCTGATCATCGGCGGCACCATTATTGGTGCCGGCATGTTTTCTCTACCGGTGGTGATGTCCGGAGCCTGGTTTGCCTGGTCATCCGTGATGTTAATCGTCACCTGGTTCTGCATGTTGCTATCCGGGCTGCTCTATCTTGAAGCCAGCCTGCACTATCCTGCCGGAGCCAGTTTTAATACCGTCACCCGCGATCTGTTGGGACGCGGCTGGAATGCCTTCAACGGGCTTTCGGTGGTATTTGTCCTTAGCATCCTGACCTATGCTTATATCTCTGCCAGCGGTGCGATAATTCAGCACAGCCTGAATCAGCTCAATGTGGGAATATCGGCACGCGTAGCGGGGCTGTTATTCACGCTGCTTGTTGCGCTATTTATCTGGCTGGGAACCGCGGTAGTGAGCCGCATGGCGCTTATTTTTCTTGGCGCGAAGGTGATCACTTTTCTGACCATCTTCGGCGGTTTGCTATGGCATATCCAACCCGCCAATCTGTTGGACAGCGGCGCGGGTGAGAGTCACTATCTGCGCTACCTGTGGATAGTGGTGCCATTTTGCCTTGCCTCTTTTGGCTATCACGGCAATATTGCCGGGCTGATTGGCTACTATGGCAAGGATGCTGGCCGTATTAGCCGCTGCCTGATCTACGGAACGCTGCTGGCACTGGTGATTTACTTTGTCTGGATCATTGGCACGATGGGCAATATTCCGCGTGCTGAATTTAAGGCGATCGCCGCGCAGGGTGGCAATATTGATGTGCTGGTCTCAGCGCTGTCAGGCGTGTTACAGAGCCGCAATCTGAACCTGCTGCTGGATATTTTTTCTAATTTTGCCGTAGCCTGCTCATTTCTTGGCGTCAGCCTCGGCTTCTTTGATTATCTTGCCGATCTGTTCCGAATGGATAATTCAGCGAGCGGGCGGCTGAAAACCACGGTTCTGACGTTTATTCTGCCGCTGACGGCTGCGATGATCTGGCCGAACGGCTTTCTGCTGGCCATCGGCTATGCCGGGCTGGCGGCAACCGTGTGGGCGGTGATCACGCCGGCACTGCTTGCCCTGCGGGCGCGTCAGCGTTTTGTTAGCGCATCATGGCGGGTAAGGGGAGGCGTGTTACCTGTAGTGCTGGTACTGGCGTTCGGGGCCTTAAATGCGGTGGTCTCAATACTGTCCTACGGTGGATGGCTACCGGCTTATACCCAGTAA